Proteins from a single region of Gossypium arboreum isolate Shixiya-1 chromosome 1, ASM2569848v2, whole genome shotgun sequence:
- the LOC108483374 gene encoding serine/threonine-protein kinase CTR1-like isoform X1 has translation MEMPGRRSNYSLLSQYPDDQYTVSISGAPPPYYDSLSSEATSNKNKVKSERGLTDWDQSLSQNQNQNQLQANRICGGGGGGNTFASSISLQRQSSGSSFGESSLSGDYYVPTFSTTAANEIDGFVYGHDGSCEHVDLRTKIGGSSSGKSWAQQTEESYQLQLALALRLSSEATCADDPNFLGPDSDDSAVRGSSSSSASAEIVSHRFWVNGCLSYFEKVPDGFYLIHGVNPYVWTMCTDLHEHGRIPTIDSLRSVDHVGGSPIEAISVDRRSDLGLKELQNRVHNISCSCITTKEVVDELAKLVCSRMGGSSATGEDDLLLYWRDCSDDLKDCLGSVVVPIGSLSAGLCRHRALLFKVLADTIDLPCRIAKGCKYCKRDDASSCLVRFGHDREYLVDLIGNPGYLCEPDSLLNGPSSISISSPLRFPHLKPAIPAIDFRSLAKHYFSDCESLNLVFDDAASGTFVDEEKKLGNIGTDRNNLVQISSNMSDVSQLPLCNIAKPPAHDRDSQHLQSIISSKNIIKDPLKRIPPLGHRDVPDLILSDPIEDSTKDSRFAKGNQLVPSKKGRELVLEVDDLDIPWGDLVLRERIGSGSFGTVHRAEWNGSDVAVKILMEQDLHGERYKEFLSEVAIMKRLRHPNIVLFMGAVTHPPNLSIVTEYLSRGSLYRLLRKPGVREVLDERRRLSMAYDVAKGMNYLHRRNPPIVHRDLKSPNLLVDKKYTVKVCDFGLSRLKANTFLSSKSAAGTPEWMAPEVLRDEPSNEKSDVYSFGVILWELATLQQPWGNLNPAQVVAAVGFKGKRLDIPRDLNPHVAAIIEDCWTNEPWKRPSFSNIMERLKSLINKPSTPQPGRADIPVHT, from the exons ATGGAAATGCCCGGACGAAGATCTAATTACTCTCTCCTTAGCCAGTATCCCGACGACCAGTACACCGTGTCCATATCAGGAGCTCCGCCTCCCTATTACGATTCACTTTCAAGCGAAGCTACCAGTAATAAGAACAAAGTGAAATCAGAGAGAGGTTTAACTGATTGGGATCAGAGTCTCAGTCAGAACCAAAACCAGAACCAGCTACAAGCAAATCGAATCTGTGGCGGCGGCGGGGGAGGGAATACTTTTGCTTCGTCGATCAGTCTTCAACGGCAATCAAGTGGAAGTAGCTTTGGTGAGAGCTCTTTATCGGGAGATTATTATGTGCCGACCTTTTCTACGACGGCCGCAAACGAGATTGATGGGTTCGTTTATGGTCACGACGGGAGCTGTGAGCATGTGGATTTAAGAACGAAAATTGGGGGTTCGTCCTCTGGAAAAAGCTGGGCGCAGCAAACGGAGGAGAGTTATCAATTGCAGTTGGCGTTGGCTTTGAGGCTTTCTTCGGAAGCTACCTGTGCTGATGACCCGAATTTTCTGGGTCCGGATTCGGATGATTCTGCTGTTCGGGGAAGTAGCTCTAGCTCCGCCTCAGCTGAGATAGTTTCCCACCGGTTCTGG GTGAATGGCTGCTTATCATACTTTGAGAAAGTTCCTGAtgggttttatttaattcatGGAGTTAACCCATATGTCTGGACCATGTGCACTGATTTGCATGAACATGGTCGAATTCCAACAATTGATTCTCTAAGATCTGTTGATCATGTTGGTGGTTCACCAATAGAAGCGATATCTGTTGACCGAAGAAGTGATCTTGGCTTAAAGGAACTCCAAAATAGAGTCCATAACATTTCTTGTAGCTGCATAACCACAAAAGAAGTTGTTGATGAGTTAGCAAAGCTTGTCTGCAGTCGCATGGG GGGTTCATCTGCAACTGGAGAGGATGATTTACTTTTGTATTGGAGGGATTGCAGTGATGATTTAAAAGATTGCTTAGGTTCAGTTGTGGTTCCTATAGGTAGCCTGTCTGCTGGCCTTTGCAGACATCGAGCTTTATTATTCAAA GTGCTAGCTGACACAATTGATCTGCCATGTCGAATTGCAAAGGGATGCAAATATTGTAAAAGAGATGATGCTTCCTCCTGCCTTGTTCGCTTTGGGCATGACAG GGAGTATCTAGTTGATCTAATAGGGAACCCAGGTTACTTATGCGAGCCCGATTCATTGCTCAATGGTCCATCTTCCATCTCAATTTCTTCCCCATTGCGCTTTCCACATCTCAAACCAGCTATACCTGCCATTGATTTCAGGTCATTGGCCAAACATTATTTTTCGGACTGTGAATCACTTAATCTTGTATTTGATGATGCTGCATCAG GCACTTTTGTGGATGAAGAAAAGAAACTTGGTAACATTGGCACAGACAGAAATAACCTTGTGCAGATATCGAGTAATATGAGTGATGTCTCACAGTTGCCCCTATGTAATATTGCTAAGCCACCTGCTCATGATAGAGATTCACAACATTTGCAGTCTATAATAAGTTCAAAGAACATTATTAAAGATCCTTTAAAGCGCATCCCTCCTCTAGGGCATAGAGATGTCCCAGATCTAATCTTGTCTGACCCAATTGAGGATTCTACCAAGGATTCAAGGTTTGCTAAGGGAAATCAACTTGTTCCCAGCAAAAAAGGTAGAGAACTTGTCCTCGAGGTTGATGATTTGGACATTCCATGGGGTGATCTTGTTTTAAGAGAGAGAATTGGTTCTG GTTCTTTTGGAACTGTCCATCGTGCTGAATGGAATGGCTCA GATGTAGCTGTGAAAATTCTCATGGAACAGGACTTGCATGGTGAGCGCTATAAAGAATTCTTGAGTGAG GTTGCAATAATGAAACGACTACGGCATCCAAATATTGTTCTTTTTATGGGAGCTGTTACTCATCCCCCCAACTTGTCCATAGTTACAGAATACTTATCAAG AGGTAGCTTGTATAGGCTTTTGCGTAAGCCTGGTGTAAGAGAGGTGTTGGATGAGAGGCGTCGCTTGAGTATGGCTTATGATGTG GCAAAGGGAATGAATTATCTTCATAGACGCAATCCCCCTATTGTTCACAGAGATTTAAAATCTCCAAATCTTTTGGTTGACAAAAAATACACAGTGAAG GTTTGCGATTTTGGACTTTCTCGTTTGAAGGCAAACACATTTCTTTCATCCAAATCAGCAGCTGGAACT CCTGAGTGGATGGCTCCAGAAGTTCTTCGTGATGAACCTTCGAATGAGAAGTCCGATGTATACAGTTTTGGTGTAATATTGTGGGAGCTTGCAACATTGCAACAACCATGGGGCAACTTAAATCCAGCACAG GTTGTAGCAGCTGTTGGTTTTAAGGGCAAAAGGCTTGATATTCCTCGTGACTTGAACCCTCATGTGGCTGCCATAATTGAGGATTGCTGGACCAA TGAGCCCTGGAAACGTCCGTCATTTTCCAATATCATGGAACGGTTGAAATCGTTGATTAATAAACCTTCGACCCCTCAACCAGGGCGTGCTGACATTCCAGTGCATACCTGA
- the LOC108483374 gene encoding serine/threonine-protein kinase CTR1-like isoform X2 yields MEMPGRRSNYSLLSQYPDDQYTVSISGAPPPYYDSLSSEATSNKNKVKSERGLTDWDQSLSQNQNQNQLQANRICGGGGGGNTFASSISLQRQSSGSSFGESSLSGDYYVPTFSTTAANEIDGFVYGHDGSCEHVDLRTKIGGSSSGKSWAQQTEESYQLQLALALRLSSEATCADDPNFLGPDSDDSAVRGSSSSSASAEIVSHRFWVNGCLSYFEKVPDGFYLIHGVNPYVWTMCTDLHEHGRIPTIDSLRSVDHVGGSPIEAISVDRRSDLGLKELQNRVHNISCSCITTKEVVDELAKLVCSRMGGSSATGEDDLLLYWRDCSDDLKDCLGSVVVPIGSLSAGLCRHRALLFKVLADTIDLPCRIAKGCKYCKRDDASSCLVRFGHDREYLVDLIGNPGYLCEPDSLLNGPSSISISSPLRFPHLKPAIPAIDFRSLAKHYFSDCESLNLVFDDAASGTFVDEEKKLGNIGTDRNNLVQISSNMSDVSQLPLCNIAKPPAHDRDSQHLQSIISSKNIIKDPLKRIPPLGHRDVPDLILSDPIEDSTKDSRFAKGNQLVPSKKGRELVLEVDDLDIPWGDLVLRERIGSGSFGTVHRAEWNGSDVAVKILMEQDLHGERYKEFLSEVAIMKRLRHPNIVLFMGAVTHPPNLSIVTEYLSRGSLYRLLRKPGVREVLDERRRLSMAYDVAKGMNYLHRRNPPIVHRDLKSPNLLVDKKYTVKVCDFGLSRLKANTFLSSKSAAGTPEWMAPEVLRDEPSNEKSDVYSFGVILWELATLQQPWGNLNPAQPNVSGIVGCSSCWF; encoded by the exons ATGGAAATGCCCGGACGAAGATCTAATTACTCTCTCCTTAGCCAGTATCCCGACGACCAGTACACCGTGTCCATATCAGGAGCTCCGCCTCCCTATTACGATTCACTTTCAAGCGAAGCTACCAGTAATAAGAACAAAGTGAAATCAGAGAGAGGTTTAACTGATTGGGATCAGAGTCTCAGTCAGAACCAAAACCAGAACCAGCTACAAGCAAATCGAATCTGTGGCGGCGGCGGGGGAGGGAATACTTTTGCTTCGTCGATCAGTCTTCAACGGCAATCAAGTGGAAGTAGCTTTGGTGAGAGCTCTTTATCGGGAGATTATTATGTGCCGACCTTTTCTACGACGGCCGCAAACGAGATTGATGGGTTCGTTTATGGTCACGACGGGAGCTGTGAGCATGTGGATTTAAGAACGAAAATTGGGGGTTCGTCCTCTGGAAAAAGCTGGGCGCAGCAAACGGAGGAGAGTTATCAATTGCAGTTGGCGTTGGCTTTGAGGCTTTCTTCGGAAGCTACCTGTGCTGATGACCCGAATTTTCTGGGTCCGGATTCGGATGATTCTGCTGTTCGGGGAAGTAGCTCTAGCTCCGCCTCAGCTGAGATAGTTTCCCACCGGTTCTGG GTGAATGGCTGCTTATCATACTTTGAGAAAGTTCCTGAtgggttttatttaattcatGGAGTTAACCCATATGTCTGGACCATGTGCACTGATTTGCATGAACATGGTCGAATTCCAACAATTGATTCTCTAAGATCTGTTGATCATGTTGGTGGTTCACCAATAGAAGCGATATCTGTTGACCGAAGAAGTGATCTTGGCTTAAAGGAACTCCAAAATAGAGTCCATAACATTTCTTGTAGCTGCATAACCACAAAAGAAGTTGTTGATGAGTTAGCAAAGCTTGTCTGCAGTCGCATGGG GGGTTCATCTGCAACTGGAGAGGATGATTTACTTTTGTATTGGAGGGATTGCAGTGATGATTTAAAAGATTGCTTAGGTTCAGTTGTGGTTCCTATAGGTAGCCTGTCTGCTGGCCTTTGCAGACATCGAGCTTTATTATTCAAA GTGCTAGCTGACACAATTGATCTGCCATGTCGAATTGCAAAGGGATGCAAATATTGTAAAAGAGATGATGCTTCCTCCTGCCTTGTTCGCTTTGGGCATGACAG GGAGTATCTAGTTGATCTAATAGGGAACCCAGGTTACTTATGCGAGCCCGATTCATTGCTCAATGGTCCATCTTCCATCTCAATTTCTTCCCCATTGCGCTTTCCACATCTCAAACCAGCTATACCTGCCATTGATTTCAGGTCATTGGCCAAACATTATTTTTCGGACTGTGAATCACTTAATCTTGTATTTGATGATGCTGCATCAG GCACTTTTGTGGATGAAGAAAAGAAACTTGGTAACATTGGCACAGACAGAAATAACCTTGTGCAGATATCGAGTAATATGAGTGATGTCTCACAGTTGCCCCTATGTAATATTGCTAAGCCACCTGCTCATGATAGAGATTCACAACATTTGCAGTCTATAATAAGTTCAAAGAACATTATTAAAGATCCTTTAAAGCGCATCCCTCCTCTAGGGCATAGAGATGTCCCAGATCTAATCTTGTCTGACCCAATTGAGGATTCTACCAAGGATTCAAGGTTTGCTAAGGGAAATCAACTTGTTCCCAGCAAAAAAGGTAGAGAACTTGTCCTCGAGGTTGATGATTTGGACATTCCATGGGGTGATCTTGTTTTAAGAGAGAGAATTGGTTCTG GTTCTTTTGGAACTGTCCATCGTGCTGAATGGAATGGCTCA GATGTAGCTGTGAAAATTCTCATGGAACAGGACTTGCATGGTGAGCGCTATAAAGAATTCTTGAGTGAG GTTGCAATAATGAAACGACTACGGCATCCAAATATTGTTCTTTTTATGGGAGCTGTTACTCATCCCCCCAACTTGTCCATAGTTACAGAATACTTATCAAG AGGTAGCTTGTATAGGCTTTTGCGTAAGCCTGGTGTAAGAGAGGTGTTGGATGAGAGGCGTCGCTTGAGTATGGCTTATGATGTG GCAAAGGGAATGAATTATCTTCATAGACGCAATCCCCCTATTGTTCACAGAGATTTAAAATCTCCAAATCTTTTGGTTGACAAAAAATACACAGTGAAG GTTTGCGATTTTGGACTTTCTCGTTTGAAGGCAAACACATTTCTTTCATCCAAATCAGCAGCTGGAACT CCTGAGTGGATGGCTCCAGAAGTTCTTCGTGATGAACCTTCGAATGAGAAGTCCGATGTATACAGTTTTGGTGTAATATTGTGGGAGCTTGCAACATTGCAACAACCATGGGGCAACTTAAATCCAGCACAG CCCAATGTAAGCGGTATTGTAGGTTGTAGCAGCTGTTGGTTTTAA